Proteins from one Agelaius phoeniceus isolate bAgePho1 chromosome 10, bAgePho1.hap1, whole genome shotgun sequence genomic window:
- the PIGX gene encoding GPI alpha-1,4-mannosyltransferase I, stabilizing subunit isoform X2, protein MAGGRRGPVRVGAGLGALLCALHVQAACRVTTVTQELLKEGFHRDLLVKVELGEDAGGCAVAAHVHLPPGIYVDPYELATLQQHNLTKAVLFPDAIDLEAPEYLAKAVVLLLFLEPEARCSRCFHGAVPVHARYHRPARATHQALVALQSPEVLLCCCHGQLSAECWEPAEVDTPCSPDTNSSCQWHTTKHRPAYEELMLRVPVGLREHNSLVCALTLLTTGLCSGLILAAACKYGHFSQ, encoded by the exons atggcgggcgggcggcgggggccgGTGCGGGtcggggccgggctgggcgcGCTGCTCTGCGCCCTCC ATGTGCAGGCAGCCTGTCGGGTCACCACTGtcacacaggagctgctgaaggagggGTTTCACAG GGACCTGCTGGTGAAGGTAGAGCTGGGGGAGGATGCAGGAGGATGTGCAGTGGCAGCTCACGTGCATCTGCCACCTGGAATCTACGTGGATCCCTACGAGCTGGCAACGCTGCAGCAGCACAACCTGACCAAG GCAGTGCTATTCCCTGATGCCATAGACCTGGAGGCTCCTGAGTACCTGGCCAAGGctgttgtgctgctgctgttcctggagcCGGAGGCGCGCTGCTCCCGCTGCTTCCACGGTGCCGTGCCCGTGCACGCCCGCTACCACCGCCCAGCCCGGGCCACACACCAGGCCTtggtggctctgcagagccctgaggtgctgctctgctgctgccacg GTCAGCTGTCTGCAGAGTGCTGGGAACCCGCTGAAGTGGACACTCCCTGCTCACCTGACACCAACAGTTCCTGTCAGTGGCACACCACAAAACACAGACCT gCATATGAGGAATTGATGCTGAGGGTTCCTGTGGGGCTCAGGGAGCACAATTCCCTGGTGTGTGCCCTGACCCTGCTcaccacagggctctgctctggcctgatcctggctgctgcctgcaagtATGGACACTTCTCACAGTGA
- the CEP19 gene encoding centrosomal protein of 19 kDa: MATARRGRTAQGEEREREMELEEEEEEGEEEEMCFCAPRGTAAGDSDGARMIFSAQKCGVCFQPPSIILIYRDNVQDKTRQRIMPIRNFSRFSDCSRAAEQLKNNPRHKPYLEGVSLRQLEKLYSLLRDHLEGQSLSESLGRYHHEHTIDPEEDMNKLDDKELAKRKSIMDELFEKNRKRRDDPDFVYNVEVDFPQDEHLEACAWDTESDEEM; the protein is encoded by the exons aTGGCAACCGCCCGGAGAGGCCGgaccgcccagggggaggagcgggagcgggagatggagctggaggaagaagaggaggaaggagaagaggaagaaatgtGTTTCTGCGCCCCCCGAG ggacagctgctggggacTCTGATGGAGCCAGGATGATTTTCAGTGCACAGAAATGTGGGGTCTGCTTCCAGCCCCCTTCCATCATCCTCATCTACAGAGACAACGTCCAGGACAAGACTCGCCAGCGCATCATGCCCATCAGGAATTTCTCCAGGTTCTCAG actgcagcagggctgctgagcagcTGAAGAACAACCCTCGGCACAAGCCCTACCTGGAAGGGGTCTCCCTGCGCCAGCTAGAGAAGCTCTACAGCTTGCTGAGAGATCATCTGGAAGGACAGAGCCTGTCTGAGAGCTTGGGAAGGTACCACCACGAACACACCATTGACCCAGAGGAGGACATGAACAAACTGGATGACAAGGAACTGGCCAAAAGGAAGAGCATCATGGATGAACTCTTCGAAAAgaacaggaagaggagggaTGACCCTGACTTTGTTTACAACGTTGAGGTGGATTTCCCACAGGATGAGCACCTGGAGGCCTGTGCTTGGGACACGGAGTCAGATGAAGAAATGTGA
- the PIGX gene encoding GPI alpha-1,4-mannosyltransferase I, stabilizing subunit isoform X1, which translates to MSYKASPASVVAVLLQCWLCVTLDVQAACRVTTVTQELLKEGFHRDLLVKVELGEDAGGCAVAAHVHLPPGIYVDPYELATLQQHNLTKAVLFPDAIDLEAPEYLAKAVVLLLFLEPEARCSRCFHGAVPVHARYHRPARATHQALVALQSPEVLLCCCHGQLSAECWEPAEVDTPCSPDTNSSCQWHTTKHRPAYEELMLRVPVGLREHNSLVCALTLLTTGLCSGLILAAACKYGHFSQ; encoded by the exons ATGAGTTATAAAGCTTCTCCAGCCTCTGTGGTCGCTGTGCTGTTACAGTGTTGGCTCTGTGTCACCTTAGATGTGCAGGCAGCCTGTCGGGTCACCACTGtcacacaggagctgctgaaggagggGTTTCACAG GGACCTGCTGGTGAAGGTAGAGCTGGGGGAGGATGCAGGAGGATGTGCAGTGGCAGCTCACGTGCATCTGCCACCTGGAATCTACGTGGATCCCTACGAGCTGGCAACGCTGCAGCAGCACAACCTGACCAAG GCAGTGCTATTCCCTGATGCCATAGACCTGGAGGCTCCTGAGTACCTGGCCAAGGctgttgtgctgctgctgttcctggagcCGGAGGCGCGCTGCTCCCGCTGCTTCCACGGTGCCGTGCCCGTGCACGCCCGCTACCACCGCCCAGCCCGGGCCACACACCAGGCCTtggtggctctgcagagccctgaggtgctgctctgctgctgccacg GTCAGCTGTCTGCAGAGTGCTGGGAACCCGCTGAAGTGGACACTCCCTGCTCACCTGACACCAACAGTTCCTGTCAGTGGCACACCACAAAACACAGACCT gCATATGAGGAATTGATGCTGAGGGTTCCTGTGGGGCTCAGGGAGCACAATTCCCTGGTGTGTGCCCTGACCCTGCTcaccacagggctctgctctggcctgatcctggctgctgcctgcaagtATGGACACTTCTCACAGTGA